The following are encoded together in the Strix aluco isolate bStrAlu1 chromosome 13, bStrAlu1.hap1, whole genome shotgun sequence genome:
- the MEIKIN gene encoding meiosis-specific kinetochore protein isoform X2 produces the protein MEQSRWQSASRGGKAPRKKRRSSPLPGTAAPPGSAGGWAGASQMCRRRLFGNAAPREPEPGRLKRKVSVKTLPNIKENAEVTKVSHSCYQSDQVNAQETTDLEKKAKIEESTVLLKESLIINFESKESLKNVEVTSSAGMTLPTGVSTFLLECLDVGSTADYNTGTSDSLNSCPSPETFRDEGPGRSNFYSEDSVKYKNSTLLDSSKAVTIDKIPQISNLSAILEPGPEGLRDQHIRRKRPSSCDYSSSALSVSTTLAGKKVCKITAARERTPDRKSGMRCSSPLGPERKQMSSTMEENKALKNPGYARPAELDPLCDIEKICSIVRTSPRQRPSRLHQIPVNTKAFRPPKGVPEDTITSTKNWIYCKHR, from the exons ATGGAGCAGTCCCGCTGGCAGAGCGCTTCCCGGGGCGGAAAGGCACCGCGGAAGAAGCGCCGCTCGTCGCCGCTCCCGGGGACGGCCGCTCCCCCGGGCAGCGCCGGCGGCTGGGCCGGCGCCTCCCAGATGTGTCGGCGGCGCCTCTTTGGGAACGCGGCCCCCCGCGAGCCGGAGCCCGGCC GCCTCAAGAGAAAGGTCTCAGTGAAAACGCTaccaaatattaaagaaaatgctgaagtcaCCAAAGTGAGCCATTCATGCTACCAAAG TGATCAAGTGAATGCCCAAGAAACaacagacttggaaaaaaaagcaaagatagaAGAAAGCACTGTACTGCTGAAG GAATCCCTGATAATCAACTTTGAAAGTAAAGAAAGTTTGAAAAATGTTGAAGTGACTTCAA GTGCAGGAATGACTCTTCCCACGGGTGTTTCAACCTTTCTACTAGAGTGTTTAGATGTAGGTTCAACTGCAGATTACAACACAGGTACTAGTGACAGCCTGAACAGCTGCCCATCCCCTGAAACATTCAGAGATGAAGGTCCAG GAAGAAGTAATTTTTACTCTGAGGACTCTGTCAAGTACAAGAACTCTACTCTCCTGGACTCCAGCAAAGCAGTGACCATAGATAAGATACCACAGATCTCAAATCTTTCAGCAATATTAG AACCCGGACCGGAGGGTTTGCGAGACCAACACATTCGAAG AAAGAGACCATCAAGTTGCGATTACAGTTCTTCAGCATTAAGTGTTTCAACTACTCTGGCAG gaaaaaaagtctgtaaaattACAGCTGCAAGAGAGAGAACTCCAGACCGAAAAAGTGGTATGCGCTGTTCTTCACCGTTAGGACCGGAAAGAAAG cAAATGAGTTCCACCATGGAGGAAAATAAAGCCCTAAAGAATCCTGGTTATGCTCGGCCTGCAGAGCTGGAT CCCCTGTGTGACATAGAAAAAATCTGCTCCATTGTCAGAACTTCACCACGCCAGAGGCCTTCCAGGCTTCACCAAATTCCAGTGAACACAAAAGCGTTCCGGCCTCCCAAAGGAGTGCCTGAAG ATACTATTACAAGTACCAAAAATTGGATCTACTGTAAACACAGATGA
- the MEIKIN gene encoding meiosis-specific kinetochore protein isoform X1: protein MEQSRWQSASRGGKAPRKKRRSSPLPGTAAPPGSAGGWAGASQMCRRRLFGNAAPREPEPGRLKRKVSVKTLPNIKENAEVTKVSHSCYQSDQVNAQETTDLEKKAKIEESTVLLKESLIINFESKESLKNVEVTSSAGMTLPTGVSTFLLECLDVGSTADYNTGTSDSLNSCPSPETFRDEGPGRSNFYSEDSVKYKNSTLLDSSKAVTIDKIPQISNLSAILEPGPEGLRDQHIRRKRPSSCDYSSSALSVSTTLAGKKVCKITAARERTPDRKSGMRCSSPLGPERKSDKQTAKPKRLKRKKKENNSTTLEGGTSSSSQLGAPGRASAELGVLTAEVLPSKRTDSVVQMSSTMEENKALKNPGYARPAELDPLCDIEKICSIVRTSPRQRPSRLHQIPVNTKAFRPPKGVPEDTITSTKNWIYCKHR from the exons ATGGAGCAGTCCCGCTGGCAGAGCGCTTCCCGGGGCGGAAAGGCACCGCGGAAGAAGCGCCGCTCGTCGCCGCTCCCGGGGACGGCCGCTCCCCCGGGCAGCGCCGGCGGCTGGGCCGGCGCCTCCCAGATGTGTCGGCGGCGCCTCTTTGGGAACGCGGCCCCCCGCGAGCCGGAGCCCGGCC GCCTCAAGAGAAAGGTCTCAGTGAAAACGCTaccaaatattaaagaaaatgctgaagtcaCCAAAGTGAGCCATTCATGCTACCAAAG TGATCAAGTGAATGCCCAAGAAACaacagacttggaaaaaaaagcaaagatagaAGAAAGCACTGTACTGCTGAAG GAATCCCTGATAATCAACTTTGAAAGTAAAGAAAGTTTGAAAAATGTTGAAGTGACTTCAA GTGCAGGAATGACTCTTCCCACGGGTGTTTCAACCTTTCTACTAGAGTGTTTAGATGTAGGTTCAACTGCAGATTACAACACAGGTACTAGTGACAGCCTGAACAGCTGCCCATCCCCTGAAACATTCAGAGATGAAGGTCCAG GAAGAAGTAATTTTTACTCTGAGGACTCTGTCAAGTACAAGAACTCTACTCTCCTGGACTCCAGCAAAGCAGTGACCATAGATAAGATACCACAGATCTCAAATCTTTCAGCAATATTAG AACCCGGACCGGAGGGTTTGCGAGACCAACACATTCGAAG AAAGAGACCATCAAGTTGCGATTACAGTTCTTCAGCATTAAGTGTTTCAACTACTCTGGCAG gaaaaaaagtctgtaaaattACAGCTGCAAGAGAGAGAACTCCAGACCGAAAAAGTGGTATGCGCTGTTCTTCACCGTTAGGACCGGAAAGAAAG TCTGACAAGCAAACTGCTAAACCCAAAAGGCTGAAgcgtaagaaaaaagaaaataattcaactACATTAGAAGGTGGTACGTCGTCTTCCAGTCAGCTTGGTGCCCCAGGAAGGGCTTCAGCCGAACTGGGGGTGCTGACAGCAGAAGTACTGCCATCCAAACGGACTGATAGTGTGGTG cAAATGAGTTCCACCATGGAGGAAAATAAAGCCCTAAAGAATCCTGGTTATGCTCGGCCTGCAGAGCTGGAT CCCCTGTGTGACATAGAAAAAATCTGCTCCATTGTCAGAACTTCACCACGCCAGAGGCCTTCCAGGCTTCACCAAATTCCAGTGAACACAAAAGCGTTCCGGCCTCCCAAAGGAGTGCCTGAAG ATACTATTACAAGTACCAAAAATTGGATCTACTGTAAACACAGATGA